Proteins from a single region of Trichoplusia ni isolate ovarian cell line Hi5 chromosome 3, tn1, whole genome shotgun sequence:
- the LOC113509057 gene encoding uncharacterized protein LOC113509057 encodes MAVQNKVLYAFRGWIAFVAFMDLGTAGRSYIERRSFLSNNGDDHLDGDFTISRMLGMYSVLKALALIHCTLYIHYRPVVSMGYWSLTLTIILYFTEAFYFHSTDLNFYVVFPCVLNIITLLGLIYLPTKLKLFGQIPGVSGMDREIDDENTQILRQMGNFRRRKTGNNVKNKHV; translated from the exons ATGGCGGTGCAGAATAAAGTTTTATACGCTTTTCGAGGTTGGATAGCATTTGTCGCATTTATGGATTTAGGAACCGCAGGCCGGTCCTATATCGAAAGGAGGTCGTTTCTAAGCAACAACGGCGATGACCATTTAGATG gTGACTTCACGATATCCCGGATGCTGGGCATGTACTCTGTTCTCAAAGCCCTAGCTCTCATACACTGTACACTCTATATACATTATAGACC aGTGGTGTCTATGGGCTACTGGTCCCTGACCCTGACCATCATATTATACTTCACCGAAGCATTTTACTTTCACTCAACTGATCTTAACTTCTATGTGGTATTCCCTTGTGTTTTAAATA TAATCACTCTACTAGGTCTAATATACCTGCCgaccaaattaaaattgtttggacAAATCCCTGGCGTGTCCGGTATGGATCGCGAGATAGACGACGAGAATACTCAGATCCTGAGACAGATGGGCAACTTCAGAAGACGGAAGACTGGCaacaatgtcaaaaataaacatgtctGA